The following proteins are encoded in a genomic region of Dasypus novemcinctus isolate mDasNov1 chromosome 3, mDasNov1.1.hap2, whole genome shotgun sequence:
- the LOC101442087 gene encoding ribonuclease 4 isoform X2, which produces MALQRTHSLLLFLLLTVLLVQLSCGQDYMYQRFLRQHVDPQGTGGNNGYCNLMMQRRKMTLHQCKHFNTFIHEDIWNIRSICSTTSIMCKNGKMNCHEGVVKVTDCKETGSSRTPNCRYRAMASTRRVVIACEGNPEVPVHFDR; this is translated from the coding sequence ATGGCTTTACAAAGGACCCATTCATTGCTTCTGTTCTTGCTGCTGACCGTGTTGCTGGTGCAGCTTTCCTGTGGCCAGGACTACATGTACCAACGATTCCTGCGGCAGCACGTGGACCCTCAGGGGACAGGTGGGAATAATGGCTACTGCAACTTGATGATGCAAAGACGGAAGATGACATTACATCAGTGCAAGCACTTCAACACCTTCATCCATGAAGACATCTGGAACATTCGTAGTATCTGCAGCACCACCAGTATCATGTGCAAGAATGGCAAAATGAACTGCCATGAGGGTGTAGTGAAGGTCACAGATTGCAAGGAGACGGGAAGTTCCAGAACTCCCAACTGTAGATATCGGGCCATGGCCAGCACTAGACGAGTTGTCATTGCTTGTGAGGGTAACCCAGAGGTGCCTGTGCACTTTGACAGATAG